The DNA sequence TGGCCAGGCCTGACTAAAGTGCATCTTAACCATCTGTCCATTTGCACCTTTCACCAAACACGACACCGGTGAAACGCTGTTTGGGTTGATGAAAACGAATTTCCACCGCAAACAAAATGGGTATGAAACAACCAGTTGCTTGGGTACGAATCATTTGAGTTTAGGTACGAATGGCCCGGGTACGAAACGACCGTGGATACGAAACAATTTGTAAGCGGACACCCACGCCGAACTCCTCTGGGTAGCAAGAAGTATTCACTTGCATAACCGTTGTTGAGCACAGAGCTCGAGATATCGTTGTAAACGACTTTGATCCATTGTCGAAGTTCAGGGCCAAATCTAAGAACTTCTAAATGTTTTTGAAGGCAGTTCCATTCGATTGAACCCAGGATTGGTTCAAGGAGTACTACTGCACCCGGCACATTTTTCTGTTTAGTGAAGGACATGATATCGGGAATCATCCTGATGCATTCTCCCACATATTTACCTTTAATGTAACCAGCTTGGAACGGGTGAATTATCTGGGCTAATATCTTTTCTAAGGGAGTTGCAATGGTCAGTTTTAGCAGTCAGGGGCGTAGCGTAAGATTTTGCAAGTGTACGCACATGAAGAACGCATTGAGCACCCAAAGCGCTCCAAACTAGGAGGGTCTGGAGGTATGCCTCCTCAGAAAATTTTGATATGTGGGGTCTCGGAAATGTTATTTCCGACAATTTCCGCAGGACATTTCGATAATTAAATCCAAAGGAAAATGCAGTAGTTAGGTAAAATAATTCCAAGTCTTTAGGAGATCGAGAAAGGCCATATTTGAAAGGCAAAATTAAAACTATCATCGAAGTTTCCAAGCACATGTCAAAAACGATGATAGAACTCAACGGTGAAGCCGTCGGATCCGAATGTCTTTTATCATTGTGAAAACTGCTAATTGCTTTCGCACATTCTTCTAAAGTTAAGAGTCCTTCGCATTGGTTAGCTTTGAATTGATAAATGTTTTTATGGAAGTTGGTTTCTTCCTCTAGGATTGATTTAGGATCAGGTAAAATCGAACCGTTTTCCGGTGTTAGCATAGTTTATAACTATGGTGTCAGCGAAGTAATGAGTTTTTTTCTatgatttgttttctctaaataagaaaaaaaattgctatttttttcGCCGAATTTGTACCACCTAGCTTAACTGCGGAGTATTGCGCCCCACGTTCTGTTTgtgcaaattttttaaaagtttcacGATTCTGGACGCGATCCATTCAAATTTTGATGGCGTCCGTAAAGTTAGTTCTTAACTCTCATCGATCATCTACAAGGAAAGCCAACTAGGCGGTTTATGCTCATTACGAGTTACAGCGACGAAGTCTCAAAGAAAACCATTGAAATAAAGCACGCAAAACGCACGGCCTCAAAGTTGTGTTTGCCCTCATCAACGAAGCACGAAGGCGTCACGCAATCCATGTAAACAAACGAAGTCTCTAAACATGCATTTTATAGGGAAATCAACTTCCACTCGGCCGTCTTCCCTGCTCCCCTCATGCATCTTAGATAAGGTCGCTAATGAAATGTTGTTATTTATTCTTCAAAAGTTCTTAAAATAAAGCGTAAAGTGAAACCATCCATACAAAAAAATCTACTTCCTCTTTTTCCGGATATGTAATGCACTTATCATGATCAGCGGATATACCTTTTCGTTAGccgcaaaaaaaagaactgatgGAAAGAGTGATGATAACATATGTGATCAGTTTAAGGTTCGATATCCAATAAGCAGCGAAAGATCTGTGAACAGGAAGGTTACAGTAAGCCCTCAATTGGAAGTTGGTCGTGAATCGTCCGGTGTTGCCCTTGAAGAGCTTTGCCCTGTGAGCCTTCATCACAGAATGGAAGTGACAGTCAAAGCAAGGATGGCAAACCGGAAGCATACATAACACTGTACTTTAGTTATGGGAAACCTCTTAAGAACGGAGCATACAACATTATTTTAGCGTTAATTGCGACCAGAAGGCATATGTCGACGCTATTCAAGATTATTTGTTCGTGATAGTGTTTTAGAGAGATGAAACATACATCAATTCTGGGCAGTTTATTTTTGTCCGTTTGTCCGTAGTTGACTGTGTACactttaataattgttaaaagcGTACGGGGAATCATGAGACTTATTGTTGCTCGCTCTAAGAACGAAGGATCGAAAAATCTGTGCGCATTATAATGGTACGAGAAATTGTCCGATCCACAACCTGACTTGCTTAAAACGAAGGATCGAAAAAAGCTGTGACGGGCCGTCACGACCTGATCGGATCGTCACGAACCGTGACAGGATTCAGGCTCCGATAACTAAAGCTTTATGGGTACTTGCTCTCGGACGAACAAGCCAGCCTCGTTTCAGTGGGGCCCAACCTGACTTCCGGtgagaaaaggaaatgaaggCGGCGTTCACTTCCGTTCTCGGCTCTGAGGGCTAGTTGAAACACTTTCGTGTCCTGTTTTAGACGGCATtaaatttattcaattatgGACATGTGTGGTGATAGGAGTTCAAAAGGGACttatttgaaatgtaagttGAAAGCCGTTGAAATTCAAGATCATAGATATAGTCGAACAATTTTAGTTAATTGGCGCATGAATCAAAAATCACCTTTATCGGGAATGAAACCCAGGGAGCGCCTATTCACTTGTTACTAGTGTGTTGTATTTGATTTCTCACATACTCTTATTTTGTCGAGAGAAATGAAGAATACCGAGGTGCCCAGctaataattatgcaaaattcCTGTCCTCGATTTTGGGAGAAGTAAAATTTCTAACGCAATGATTTTGAGAAAAGTAAATTCATTTCTTGACAGATGTCTTATGTACGAGCATGTGTGAATGTGGCAAAAATTACTTTAGGCCTCGCACCCTTATAACAGCCCAAATGTAATCCGGTCACCACATCGCTTCGTTACCAAGGAAACCTTGACGTCATCACGCATAAGGGCTATAGACACGTAATTGGTGCGGGCGCAAAATGATCAGCGGTAACTACAAATTATGACTATCTACCCGTGACAAACCACAGAAACATGGCGGCCAGAGGGGGAAATTATATTTGATTTATAAGGAAATACTGGCCTCACCGAAAGACAAAAGAAGTTCTGGAATCGTAATGAAGTAGAATTGAAATTCACTTTTGAGAATGAATGGATTAAGGCGGTTAAACGCCCTTAGTATCGGCCGAATTACGAAATGGGGAACATGAACAGCGGCTTAGAGGAACTATCAGGCAACAAGCTGGAGTTGTCCGATTGAGTCTACCCGATCGAAGGCAACATCActgtagttttatttttccatgGCAGATGTTGGCCATATGACGATTCTTTTTTGAGAGTACAGAGCTGACGTGACTTTCGAGAACCAAATCTCCACGTTCAATAGCTTCAGTGGCCATGgagtggaaaaaatattttcgccACCTCGATATGTCGGCACTGAGCCAGACAAAAGTGGTAAGGAAAACTCTGCATATCAGGGGAGATCCGCTGCCGTTGTCAGCGATAGAACTCCTTTCATCTTTAAGTTTCATATCGAAAAACAAAGGGTTAGTGACACATTCTACATTCAACGATACACTACACATTCATTTATAAATATCTTGCTATTTCCAGCACTTGTTTCGTCGATCGACTGCGAAGGCAAATGactaatgtttttttccaaccaAGTTCCTTCgccttttgtaattttcctCTCTATTTTCTCTCTGTAGAAATTTAATATAACAATCATGCGACTTTTAACTTTCTTAGAGTCAGGAAGCTTGTGTGCTGCAGCAATGTCACTGTCCTCGATCTCAGCTTCTTTATAAGCGAGCCAATTTCTTTAACGATCTGTTCGGGATTATCATCAGATTTGATTGTTACACCAGTAATTTCCAGGCAGTCTCTTCTGAGATACTGTTGTGTCTCATCCAACGAGCATTCAATTCGGTAAAGATCGAGTGTCCTCATGTTTATTACTCGTTCCCACCAACTCGGCATGCTTCTGCTCAAGCGAATCTGTAACCTCCTTGTATTTTTTATCAAGCTTAATTGCCTGACTGTTGGATTTTTGTATGGTTTCAATAACGCTATCATATTTCTTCGAAATAAAATCCTGCGATTTCTCAAGAGCGTCGCATCTTTGAGTCGGAGCGTAGGTGCTTGATTTCAATGCAAATATTTCTGCCTTAATTTCTTGGCTAATACTTGGTAAAAATTCCTCTTTCCATAATTTTCGTAAGTCATGTATACTTAGTTTGTTTTCGATAGGCATAATCGCTGCAAATCAGATCACGCTTTGCTTGAAGATTTCAGTTGAAACGGAGCTCTATCATTTCGCCGCCATCTTGTCACGTGCCAGATTGAATCTTAAAAATAGGTGCCAAGGAGCTACCTAAACCCTCTAAGCTTCTCTGTAATCTCTTGATCCAGCAAGGCTGGATGCCTCAGCTTTGAAAGATCGTGAGCCAATATTACACCAGTTCTTAAGGATGGTGAGAAGGAACTGGTCAGTAACTATCATTCAATCTCATTGCTCTCTATCCCAGCCAAATCCCTGGAGAGCTGTATCCACGCTGCTGGGTACAATCATTTTGTGCCCGTTCTCTCTGATTGGCAACATGGATTTAGGGGAGATCCTGCACTACCCAACTTGCCCCATATTTACCATCAGTTGGCTAAAGCATGGGATGAGGGTCCCCAGAttgatgttgttttcttgGATTTAGCTAAGCTGGTGTGCAGATTATCTCTCCAATTGTCAGCAGTAGGTGTACACTCCTGGCTCCATCCTGGGCCCTCTATTTTTTGTTAGTTTCATTAGTGATCTCCCCAGAGAATACCATAGCCCTGTATGCTGATGACTGTAAGACCTCTTAGATTATTGATAACCCTCAAGACCATGtctcattttcaacatgaCCATCTCTGCAGCTGGAGTCAACTAAACAGTATGGATTTTTATATCAAGAAGTGCAAAGTTATGAGGATATCCAGGAAAAAACAGCCCTTGGATGCAAACCTTCTTGTGTATGACTCTTCCTCAGATATTGTTTCAGAGTTCAAGGACCTTGGTTTACTTGTGAGTTATAACCTCTGCTGGAATCCTCACATCAATCACATAGTTTCCAGTGCTATCAGAATGTTGGGTTTAATCTCACGTACATGGTCTATTTTTTATGTAAATGCATTAAAGTCTCTTTATTGTTCATTAGTGAGATCCCAGCTGGAGTACAGCCTGGTTGTTTGTCACCTCACACCAAGAGGAGCATTGATTTAATTGAATGTGTACAGAGGAGAGCCACaaagttaattttaaaatctgaCAGTAATTACGAATCTCGTTTAAAGGAACTTAATCTTAATTCTCTTGAGCAAAGACGTTTCATGGGCGATGCTACTTTTTTCATAAAGTTCTTAATGCTTTCCTTAATGTAGATTTTAGTAGTTTActaaatttttactttttagacAATCATTACACCTTCAAAGTCTTGACTGCTTGAAACTATAGAAAAGTTTTGCTAAGACTACCAGTTTTAAATACTCATATTTTAACACAATTGTAGATATCTGGAACAGTCTAGGGTGTGAAGTTTGCTTTAGTCATGACTCACTCTCATTTAGGGATGGTGTTGCAGGGAATCCGGGGCGGCGTGGTGATCAGTCTGTTGATGGAATTTCCAGATTCATCAAACTGTGCCTgactgttttgcttttttaattgTATGTAGAATATAGTTTCATTGCTAAtgtgttatttttgtcaataGCATCTATGGTGTTGCGCCTTGCGTGGGGTCCCTGGCTCTTTTGCACAACTTGAAAgcgtcttttttgtttcttttttcatattattattgttactaatTTTTATGTTGGTTAGTTTCCATGAATAATTTGAATAATTACTAATTTTTATGTTGGTTAGTTGCcatgaataattgttattattttaataaataaagaaataaagatgacTTGTATTCATGTATACGCTGTATCTTCTCCTTTCCAAGATTCCATCAGAGGCCTACCGATGCGTATCTGGAAGGGAGCAACTGCTGGGGCAGGCTGTTTTGCAAATGGACAAGCAGCCCATTATCGCAgtaagttttctttgttgcacTTTTTatggagatttttctttgtgcaAGAACCAGGGGAGAACAGTTGAACACTCCCAAAGAATATTACATGCTGGTCTTACATGTCAAACATAGTTTACCTTATATAAAGTGGGGCACATGGGCTTGTATTGGTAAGTTGTTAGTgtcaaaaacacaaacaagcaATGTATAAATGAGTGAGGGGTGTTGACACTAAAAATGAGTAAATACAACCCTGAAATAAATTGCTGGACACAAATTTAGAAACAAATGATgtattttacaaatatttcttattttatagTAAAAGGAATTGAGCAGTTTCAAAGAAAGGTATGTCTACAGGCTTCACAGGTGTGCTGCAGCACACACTTTGACCATCAGAAGTCTCAATCTTaaccaaagcaataattatcgTCACATCACTTTCAACATCATTCCATCATTTACTTACTACTATTTTGGGCGAGTACCTTAAACACTTTGACAAGAACTTTCGATCCCTTTTGCTACATCTTGGAAACTAAGGTACAAAAAATGTAGATTCCATCATTATAAAGTCAATTCTCTGTAGTCGAGAAGCAATAAAACTTAGTAAGCAAGTAATCTTTCGAGGATTGCACGCATAATGGCCTGGGGTGGATGAAATCTGTAACGTAATTACCATATCATggaaagtgtttttttctcagctGTGCGTAAATACCATTTTTATCGAGATGTATGGTAGccattaaaatgaagaaaaacttgTTGCTGAACGAGGGATCTGATAATTCCTTGAACAAAATTTGATGTTCAAGTTTTAACAGTCAATGACACTTGAGATACATGGGTTGTGAGTTCTTGCTTTTGTTACGTGGTGCTAAGATCTCTGTTGAATTTACCAGCTACAGATAATATTGCAAGTAGCTTTGAATTGGACTGTAGTTTCTCAAATAAAGCAGAAATGATTCGATTAAAAGAACTACTGAAGGGCCAGACTTACCATCCCAAGCCACGCATTCATTAACTCCCAAAAGAGATGGTCTCgtggataagccgcacccaTGATTTTGGGCCCAAAATCTGACCGAAAAGCTGTGGGCTTATACATGAGTGTTTACGTTACCATAGTTCGATGTCAGGTGTCTCACACAGAAGATGATTTGTGTAGGCTCCACTGGAAATAATCatcatcttctttttcttcaccCCACGATTATTATTTATCTGTGTGTCTGTCTCTATATGCAACTAACATTTTTCGATGTACGGTTAATTGACGAGAACTCTGTTCTTTAGCCTGTAGAAATTGACCAACAGCCAATGCCTGTTTACAAGTCTCCATTGGGAGGCCTCTTGGTTGGCTTTCGGCTTGGAATGCTTTTTATGCAGGATCAGGAAGTAAGAATTTTGCTTCATTGCATTGATATTTATTTTACTATTGGTGGAGTAAATTAGATACACACTAAATCATGAAATGACCCGTTAAGTTTAAGCCTGAAATAACATTAGGGTTAGCGTTTGTGTTCAAGTTATGGCTTTGGTTGGGATTCGGTTAGtgtctttgtcttcttgtggCGTTTGGTTTGGAGGACACGTTATTGTCAGTATTCCTCATCATAAGTGATTAAAGTTGAGGCAAAGTCTGAGGGGAcacttcgctctgacgaaacACTGACGCTGGAAAGGTAACTTCGAAATCTCTTTTACGGTGGTAACTATGACCCTTGTTGGTGTCAGTGGCAATTGAACAATGTTCTGGCTTTGCTGTGTCTCTTTTAGATCCAGTGACTGTTCATGAGTAGTGGAGTGTTCTTGGAGATATAGTGGATGCGCTGAAGGAAGAAGCAAATCAAGAAACAACGCTTGAAGTTAATAGATGTACATGTACACTTAAAGTTAATAGAAAACAATAGAACTTCCACAGCAGTGTTCTATTTATTGTTCAGTGCGTTTAATGCgccgatcaaatcgaaacttcaacatccccaCCCCCGGGCAAGGTTCCGCCacttgaacttttgaagattgaaTCGTTCAAATTTCCGGCCCCTGTGGCCAAAATAATGTTGAAGTGTCCAACCTTATCTTCCGATTTGTCTGTCAAACGCCCCTCCTAAAGAACACTCGTCGTCGGCTCCTGTCGTCTTCAATGAAGCTTCTGTACATTTGCGGTACGTGAAGACATTAATTCAAGTTGGAAAGCTATTTTAGATGCTCACCACACGCTGCGCGGAAAGACAAAATTCAAGATGGAAAGCTTTCTACGCCAAACTAATTAGTACATGTAAAGTCATTGCTGAGTCGTGGTTAAGTCCAAGgattgattttaaaatggttagctttctcTTGAAGTTTGGGAATTTAGATTTTCGTCTgcttaaaattgtttcttatCGGTTGATAATACACGTTTACGACGgcatttggaagaaaaaagtactgaaaacctaaaaaaaaatgattatttggAAGTCTAGTGGTTAAACTGCCCCtaacccaaaatatttttttcgctaaTTTGAATCTTTGCAACCGGTCGAAACGTATCGCGGCCATTTTTTCCATATTCTAACAAATCCTGTCATTTTATAGCGAAAACCCACGCATCTTTTGTTCACTACCGAGTCAGAAGGGGAGTGGGTCTATTCCTGATTCTACGTCACAATCtactttgcatgcatgtttacaaagagTGAATGCGATGTCAatcagtttgtgacgtcatattAGAAATAGAGCCACTCCTTCGATATGACTCTTAACTGGTCTAACGCGATCAACGGTTCCGGAGCATGCAACTTGTCACTCTCCGAGTCTTCAGGTGACTGTGGTGGCGACTGCTTAAACAGCTGACTGAACAGGCTCAGTCAGCGGGGTAGTAAGACACTTATATACCCGATTTTTTCCCCATGAGATACCAAAACACCTCAAAATTGTAAAACACTACCCTGCGAGAAGAACCGCTTCGATCGAAAAGTAAACATTTAATTCATGTCTATGAACTAAATATCTAAAATCCGGGAAAAACAAGATACTTTATACCCGAATTGCcggtgacaaaaaaaaaccatatACCTGTATTAAAAGGGCTCCCGATACCGCATTCCCAAAACCCCTGGCCAGGCCTGACTAAAGTGCATCTTAACCATCTGTCCATTTGCACCTTTCACCAAACACGACACCGGTGAAACGCTGTTTGGGTTGATGAAAACGAATTTCCACCGCAAACAAAATGGGTATGAAACAACCAGTTGCTTGGGTACGAATCATTTGAGTTTAGGTACGAATGGCCCGGGTACGAAACGACCGTGGATACGAAACAATTTGTAAGCGGACACCCACGCCGAACTCCTCTGGGTAGCAAGAAGTATTCACTTGCATAACCGTTGTTGAGCACAGAGCTCGAGATATCGTTGTAAACGACTTTGATCCATTGTCGAAGTTCAGGGCCAAATCTAAGAACTTCTAAATGTTTTTGAAGGCAGTTCCATTCGATTGAACCCAGGATTGGTTCAAGGAGTACTACTGCACCCGGCACATTTTTCTGTTTAGTGAAGGACATGATATCGGGAATCATCCTGATGCATTCTCCCACATATTTACCTTTAATGTAACCAGATTGGAACGGGTGAATTATCTGGGCTAATATCTTTTCTAAGGGAGTTGCAATGGTCAGTTTTAGCAGTCAGGGGCGTAGCGTAAGATTTTGCAAGTGTACGCACATGAAGAACGCATTGAGCACCCAAAGCGCTCCAAACTAGGAGGGTCTGGAGGTATGCCTCCTCAGAAAATTTTGATATGTGGGGTCTCGGAAATGTTATTTCCGACAATTTCCGCAGGACATTTCGATAATTAAATCCAAAGGAAAATGCAGTAGTTAGGTAAAATAATTCCAAGTCTTTAGGAGATCGAGAAAGGCCATATTTGAAAGGCAAAATTAAAACTATCATCGAAGTTTCCAAGCACATGTCAAAAACGATGATAGAACTCAACGGTGAAGCCGTCGGATCCGAATGTCTTTTATCATTGTGAAAACTGCTAATTGCTTTCGCACATTCTTCTAAAGTTAAGAGTCCTTCGCATTGGCTAGCTTTGAATTGATAAATGTTTTTATGGAAGTTGGTTTCTTCCTCTAGGATTGATTTAGGATCAGGTAAAATCGAACCGTTTTCCGGTGTTAGCATAGTTTATAACTATGGTGTCAGCGAAGTAAGGTGTTTTTTTCGatgatttgttttctctaaattagaaaaaaaattgctatttttttcGCCGAATTTGTACCACCTAGCTTAACTGCGGAGTATTGCGCCCCACGTTCTGTTTGCgcaaattttttaaagtttcacGATTCTGGACGCGATCCATTCAAATTTTGATGGCGTCCGTAAAGTTAGTTCTTAACTCTCATCGATCATCTACAAGGAAAGCTAACTAGGCGGTTTATGCTCATTACGAGTTACAGCGACGAAGTCTCAAAGAAAACCATTGAAATAAAGCACGCAAAACGCACGGCCTCAAAGTTGTGTTTGCCCTCATCAACGAAGCACGAAGGCGTCACGCAATCCATGTAGACAAACGAAGTCTCCAAACATGCATTTTATAGGGAAATCAACTTCCACTCGGCCGTCTTCCTTGCTCCCCTCATGCATCTTAGATAAGGTCGCTAATgaaatgttattatttattcttCAAAAGTTCTTAAAATAAAGCGTAAAGTGAAACCATCGATACAAAAAAATCTACTTCCTCTTTTTCCGGATATGTAATGCACTTATCATGATCAGCGGATATACCTTTTCGTTAGccgcaaaaaaaagaactgatgGAAAGAGTGATGATAACATATGTGATCAGTTTAAGGTTCGATATCCAATAAGCAGCGAAAGATCTGTGAACAGGAAGGTTACAGTAAGCCCTCAATTGGAAGTTGGTCGTGAATCGTCCGGTGTTGCCCTTGAAGAGCTTTGCCCTGTGAGCCTTCATCACAGAATGGAAGTGACAGTCAAAGCAAGGATGGCAATCCGGAAGCATACATAACACTGTACTTTAGTTATGGGAAACCTCTTAAGAACGGAGCATACAACATTATTTTAGCGTTAATTGCGACCAGAAGGCATATGTCGACGCTATTCAAGATTATTTGTTCGTGATAGTGTTTTAGAGAGATGAAACATACATCAATTCTGGGCAGTTTATTTTTGTCCGTTTGTCCGTAGTTGACTGTGTACGctttaataattgttaaaagcGTACGGGGAATCATGAGACTTATTGTTGCTCGCTCAAAGAACGAAGGATCGAAAAATCTGTGCGCATTATAATGGTACGAGAAATTGTCCGATCCACAACCTGACTTGCTTAAAACGAAGGATCGAAAAAAGCTGTGACGGGCCGTCACGACCTGATCGGATCGTCACGAACCGTGACAGGATTCACGCTCCGATAACTTTTCCCAACCTGACTTCCGGtgagaaaaggaaatgaacGCGAACACATCACTGACGTTCGCGGGACTGATCGCCAGCGGGAAGAATTTCGCGTGctcttttaaaaattatcaaagCGTACACAGACAACTACGCGCAAACGTACAAGAAAACTACCCGACTTAGCTTGTCAATTATGGACATGTGTGGTGATGGAAGTTCAAAAGGGACttatttgaaatgtaagttGAAAGCCGttgaaattcatgatcatAGATATAGTCGAACAATTTTAGTTAATTGGCGCATGATTCAAAAATCACCTTTATCGAGATTGGAACCCAAGGAGAGCCTATTCATTTGCTAGTAGTGTGTTGTATTTGATTTCTCACATACTCTTATTTTGCCGAGAAAAATGCAGAATACCGAGCTGCCCAGctaataattatgcaaaactcCTGTCCTCGATTTTGGGAGAAGTAAAATTTCTAACGCAATGATTTTGAGAAAAGTAAGTTGATatctggggcctgtttctcgaaagtctcgaaacttttcgggcgtatttcgggtgccatAATTCTctttatcttcaaaacgaaggcgtctcgaggcacgaaactttgcagttattttgatttttattccctttacaacgtatgaaaagaccagctttacagaataagcaggtcgtagttttacgaatggctttttgggcccgaaaagttttcgggactttcgagaaacgggcccctggacAGATGTCTTATGTGCgagcaaaaataatttatttgagaATGTtgtaaaaacagcaaaaatttATAAAGGCGACCTCGTTCCCTTTTCTAAGGCAAGCAAATATAATGGAGCAAACAATGATAATGGGCCGGCTATGTAATCCGCTCAACAAAGgggacttttgtctgattggttgatcagTTTTCTGGTGTTGAGTCTCCTGACCGCGTGCTaatgaagataaacaaagatggctgcaaAGGGGAAGGTTCCTTCTTGTGGTTGTTCGATCGTTTGTTCGAAAGTCTGTAGTTATCTTAGGTGGTTTTTAAACCTCAAAATGGCGAGAAAAGGCTTTCCAATGGGTATCCCACGAAgcgggaaatttttttttgtcagctttgggaaagcttttttcttcggagaaagcaaataagccGTTTCGCGAGCCAGCGAATTATGTTTCGTAACAAATGCGCTAAATGCGAAAAGACCTGGTCGAAATGCAGGTTTATAGGCTGGGATGGGAAATCTTTGGGCCGTAAGTGctacaat is a window from the Acropora palmata chromosome 1, jaAcrPala1.3, whole genome shotgun sequence genome containing:
- the LOC141891902 gene encoding uncharacterized protein LOC141891902 isoform X3 — protein: MRIWKGATAGAGCFANGQAAHYRIKGIEQFQRKPVEIDQQPMPVYKSPLGGLLVGFRLGMLFMQDQEIQ
- the LOC141891902 gene encoding uncharacterized protein LOC141891902 isoform X1, encoding MLMTVRPLRLLITLKTMSHFQHDHLCSWSQLNSMDFYIKKCKVMRISRKKQPLDANLLVYDSSSDIVSEFKDLGLLIPSEAYRCVSGREQLLGQAVLQMDKQPIIA
- the LOC141891902 gene encoding uncharacterized protein LOC141891902 isoform X2; protein product: MTCIHVYAVSSPFQDSIRGLPMRIWKGATAGAGCFANGQAAHYRIKGIEQFQRKPVEIDQQPMPVYKSPLGGLLVGFRLGMLFMQDQEIQ